Proteins from a genomic interval of Lolium perenne isolate Kyuss_39 chromosome 1, Kyuss_2.0, whole genome shotgun sequence:
- the LOC127344437 gene encoding uncharacterized protein, giving the protein MLLDLVAAGTPHQTPQTVTMAEFALGLTKTAVAGTVSRVKSAIEEEADLRVRVQDDLVFISGELEMMQAFLSASGAGERASKNQVVRTWVRQLRDLAFDVEDCVEFMVHLDNKTSRWDWVQRLTSSFLVCMSMPPLPLDAAVEEIKRLKARVEDVSQRNIRYKLITSSGDDQQILTQTAVGGASASSSSAAATFQALRNVWKDTGKLHDAVSTGDLKKLIDCQGSELQVISLWGSPQTDTVGQLGWKAMVKQAYDDAGTCREFKNRAWVKPTHPFNPVEFLNTLLCHFTSHLHRRRHDDMSELVRQVSQHKYLIVLEQELSSIADWDAIRLCLPDGNNGSRIVVCTRHLGIALACTREPFQVWELRPFFRDQYLYAIFPKGRGHRIGMGELYWQLRRPGVVSLLWNHHDDRNEFMQPLRGDGWRNYLRGPDPDRVEFEHCCLYDVPYRTTSIDMLVELADKLLRSCYPEEKLKTMSSQDRIARSRKLLTEHNWLVCISIIKRDSMDWDLIKRELLHESTRGCILVVTKEQSVANYCVDHESRVLNIRDLLRGSHHRGHGDQGGKIEEEDKSEPGNFVGSSRCAFSLALENNGVVSFWGIAGVGKSASVRQRYYEEKTHSRKKFGWVDVPHPFDMEDMCRRLLLDFYSDETKEAVAIAMMEGQDPTQWCSKILHENKFVLVLDGLQSKHDWDLIKAALLSEPITPGGTTVVITREESIATHCTVGSRDIHNIKGLDAELALDLFTEIALDSKQLSSRAADILNLIICKCGGLPEIITAVASGCRDVRLVEGSLGLGALNNINDNFMYILEELPDLKGLFCWMQSYFDSCSDELKPCIFYLSVFPLDQSIRRRRLGRRWIAEGYSSGGGGGAAEKKGEEHLSKLMKLSILYKEQETIGKLKSCKVNGFFGSYIKSRPMEDNLVFALEGCCSPSSGLTGQHLTIRSSWDRDEAVFNSIDLSRLRSLTVFGAWKPFLTSEKMRLLRVLDLEGTNTSDDTTYVTDDHLEEMGKMLHRLKFLSLRGCQQITRLPDSLGDMRQLQTLDVRYTSIVELPSSIITKLHKLQYIRAGARTDTSLLVQTETETEAPTPTPPPSTPPPTPPQQEIDSHGGTSPVLGPTAALPVAFITEAWKRKSRGLVESTSWWQSKKQLDLRRRRRVAENGGGVEVCLAAAKGVWRLTDMHTLGVVNVAGGKGAFLFLEEVKKLTQLRKLGLSGINRDNWDMLCNAISRNLPHLESLSLQLMLLEEEGGSFDFACFDHIAEPPETLESLKVLYTTMTTAGASAAGVARINLSWLAKLPHLCPTFGHEVRISSQEDIRHITTLQRLGVRVVHIKPIEEHLSFENDQDGREIYFNYVDSLKIECSGTLSPSKVTFGDFVRFNVDQVSIHCCCSSSASSSCSLKIAKFAPLLEGRLGCGTLTVTGTYADGLERDLLNSIGLEC; this is encoded by the exons ATGCTTCTCGACTTGGTAGCTGCTGGTACGCCACACCAGACACCACAAACAGTAACAATGGCGGAGTTCGCGCTTGGGCTGACCAAGACAGCGGTGGCTGGGACGGTGAGCAGGGTGAAGTCGGCGATCGAGGAGGAGGCGGATCTGCGTGTGCGCGTGCAGGACGACCTGGTGTTCATCTCGGGGGAGTTGGAGATGATGCAGGCCTTCCTTAGCGCCTCGGGTGCCGGGGAGCGCGCCTCCAAGAACCAGGTGGTGCGGACGTGGGTGAGGCAGCTCCGCGACCTGGCCTTCGACGTCGAGGACTGCGTCGAGTTCATGGTCCACCTGGACAACAAGACGTCGCGCTGGGACTGGGTCCAGCGCCTGACTTCCTCCTTCCTGGTATGCATGTCGATGCCGCCGCTGCCCCTGGACGCGGCGGTGGAGGAGATAAAAAGGCTCAAGGCGAGGGTGGAGGACGTAAGCCAGAGGAACATCCGCTACAAGCTCATCACGAGCAGCGGCGATGATCAGCAGATTCTTACGCAGACCGCAGTCGGCGGTGCatcagcatcatcatcatcagcggCGGCAACATTCCAGGCTCTGAGGAATGTGTGGAAGGACACGGGGAAACTTCACGACGCCGTGAGTACCGGCGACCTCAAGAAGTTGATCGATTGCCAAGGCAGTGAGCTCCAAGTGATCTCGCTGTGGGGTAGTCCGCAAACCGATACTGTCGGGCAACTTGGGTGGAAGGCTATGGTGAAGCAGGCGTACGATGACGCAGGCACGTGCCGGGAATTCAAGAACCGCGCCTGGGTAAAGCCGACACATCCTTTCAACCCGGTAGAGTTCCTCAACACCTTGCTGTGTCACTTCACATCTCACCTCCACCGCCGCCGGCACGACGACATGTCGGAGCTCGTGCGGCAAGTCAGCCAGCACAAGTATCTCATCGTCCTCGAGCAAGAACTATCCAGCATCGCAGACTGGGATGCCATCAGACTGTGCCTTCCAGATGGCAACAACGGCAGCCGGATCGTCGTCTGCACTAGGCACTTGGGGATTGCACTTGCCTGCACCAGGGAGCCATTCCAGGTGTGGGAGCTAAGGCCCTTCTTTCGTGATCAATACCTTTATGCAATTTTCCCCAAG GGTCGTGGTCATCGCATCGGCATGGGTGAACTATATTGGCAACTTAGACGCCCTGGTGTTGTCTCCTTGTTGTGGAATCATCATGATGACCGCAACGAATTTATGCAACCGTTGCGCGGCGACGGATGGAGAAATTATTTGAGAGGGCCAGATCCAGATAGGGTGGAATTTGAACACTGCTGCTTGTACGACGTTCCTTATAGAACAACTAGTATTGACATGCTGGTCGAGTTGGCTGACAAATTACTTAGAAGTTGTTATCCAGAAGAAAAGCTCAAGACGATGAGCTCCCAGGATAGGATTGCAAGGAGTCGTAAGCTTCTAACTGAACACAACTGGCTCGTCTGTATCAGTATCATCAAGCGGGACTCCATGGACTGGGACTTGATAAAACGGGAGCTCTTACACGAGTCTACCAGAGGTTGTATACTTGTTGTAACAAAAGAACAAAGTGTGGCCAACTACTGTGTAGACCACGAATCTCGAGTTCTCAACATCAGAGATCTGCTAAGG GGTTCCCATCATCGTGGACATGGAGATCAAGGAGGCAAGATAGAGGAAGAGGATAAATCCGAACCTGGTAATTTTGTTGGGTCTTCCAGGTGTGCCTTTTCACTGGCGTTGGAAAATAACGGTGTGGTGTCTTTTTGGGGAATTGCTGGCGTTGGAAAGTCAGCTTCGGTCAGACAAAGATACTATGAAGAAAAGACACATTCTCGAAAAAAGTTCGGCTGGGTGGATGTGCCCCATCCGTTCGATATGGAGGATATGTGTCGGCGATTGCTTCTGGATTTTTATTCGGATGAAACCAAGGAAGCTGTAGCAATTGCTATGATGGAAGGCCAGGACCCTACGCAGTGGTGTTCTAAAATTCTGCACGAAAACaaatttgtccttgttcttgatgGTCTGCAGTCCAAGCATGACTGGGACTTGATAAAAGCAGCCCTGTTATCCGAACCTATTACTCCTGGTGGTACTACTGTTGTAATCACACGTGAAGAAAGCATCGCCACACATTGTACAGTAGGCTCTCGTGACATTCACAACATCAAAGGCCTAGATGCTGAATTAGCCCTTGATCTCTTCACAgag ATAGCTTTGGACAGCAAGCAATTGTCTTCCCGCGCGGCAGATATTTTAAATCTTATCATATGCAAGTGTGGTGGGCTTCCGGAAATAATAACTGCTGTGGCGAGCGGTTGCAGAGACGTAAGACTTGTCGAGGGCTCACTGGGATTAGGGGCTTTGAATAACATAAATGATAACTTCATGTATATTTTGGAGGAGTTGCCAGATCTAAAGGGCCTGTTTTGTTGGATGCAATCCTACTTTGATTCTTGCTCGGATGAACTCAAGCCATGCATCTTTTATCTGTCCGTCTTCCCTTTGGACCAAAGCATTAGGCGGAGGCGTTTGGGAAGGCGCTGGATCGCAGAGGGTTACTcatctggtggtggtggtggtgccgcgGAAAAGAAGGGAGAAGAGCACCTGTCCAAGCTCATGAAGTTGAGCATATTATACAAGGAGCAAGAGACAATAGGAAAATTGAAAAGCTGCAAGGTCAATGGTTTCTTCGGTTCATACATCAAGTCGCGGCCCATGGAAGATAACCTTGTGTTCGCACTAGAGGGTTGTTGCAGCCCTAGCTCGGGACTCACTGGACAACACCTCACCATAAGAAGCAGCTGGGACAGAGACGAGGCAGTATTCAACAGCATCGACTTGTCACGGCTGCGGTCACTGACAGTGTTTGGGGCGTGGAAGCCATTCCTCACCTCCGAAAAGATGAGGCTACTTCGGGTGCTTGATCTGGAGGGCACTAATACTTCAGATGATACAACCTATGTAACAGATGACCACCTGGAGGAGATGGGCAAGATGTTGCATCGCCTCAAGTTCCTATCGCTGCGAGGATGCCAGCAAATCACCCGTCTCCCAGATTCACTAGGTGACATGAGGCAGTTGCAGACCCTAGATGTGAGATACACATCCATAGTCGAGCTGCCATCTAGTATCATCACCAAGCTACACAAGCTGCAGTACATCCGTGCGGGCGCAAGAACGGACACAAGCCTCCTAGTGCaaacagaaacagaaacagaagcaccaacaccaaccccaccaccatcaacaccaccgccaacgCCACCACAACAAGAAATAGATAGCCATGGCGGCACAAGCCCTGTCCTAGGACCCACTGCAGCATTACCTGTGGCATTCATCACTGAAGCATGGAAGAGGAAGTCACGTGGTTTGGTGGAATCCACCAGCTGGTGGCAGTCCAAGAAGCAGCTGGATCTGCGCAGGCGCCGCCGTGTTGCAGaaaatggcggtggtgttgaagtTTGTCTTGCTGCTGCAAAGGGGGTATGGAGGCTGACAGACATGCATACACTTGGTGTTGTGAATGTTGCAGGTGGGAAAGGCGCCTTCCTCTTTCTAGAGGAGGTGAAGAAGCTTACCCAGCTGCGCAAGCTCGGGCTTTCCGGCATAAACCGTGACAACTGGGACATGCTCTGCAATGCCATCTCAAGGAACCTCCCTCACCTGGAATCCTTGTCGCTGCAACTCATGCTGCTGGAGGAGGAAGGCGGCAGCTTTGACTTTGCCTGCTTCGACCACATCGCCGAGCCGCCCGAGACCCTAGAGAGCCTTAAGGTACTTTACACAACAATGACGACGGCCGGAGCTTCAGCTGCAGGTGTTGCACGCATAAACCTTTCCTGGTTGGCCAAGCTTCCGCATTTGTGTCCAACCTTTGGCCATGAGGTTAGAATATCAAGTCAAGAGGACATACGCCACATCACTACTCTTCAACGACTCGGAGTCCGCGTAGTTCATATCAAGCCCATCGAGGAGCATCTCAGTTTTGAGAATGACCAAGACGGACGTGAGATATATTTCAACTATGTCGACTCCCTCAAGATCGAATGCTCCGGTACCTTGTCACCATCAAAGGTAACATTTGGAGATTTTGTTAGGTTCAATGTCGATCAAGTCAGCATCCACTGCTGCTGCAGctcgtcagcgtcatcgtcgtgTAGTTTGAAGATCGCTAAGTTCGCTCCACTACTAGAAGGAAGACTTGGTTGTGGCACGCTGACAGTGACGGGTACCTATGCCGATGGCCTCGAGCGAGACTTGCTCAATAGCATTGGGTTGGAATGTTGA
- the LOC127344428 gene encoding uncharacterized protein, with product MAGGSRRRRRRLRERPPQAEEPSSPPEAAPARLGVREAVVGEEPSKKTCDASGSTSSPSSGCHDWDYPLDSLLHQIISLISSFHDLLAFRGTCRSWRAAASSFPSMYTFTFPPLHLEPDVSHGIFNYKPKWKLVDPAKRSLSLCFSAARINPCRMRYLGCSYGYLIFSDREHCHLLDVYTGAKVKPPKLQSDGSSLIYYGFLVAPLTSPNSRLTLLSRTSIFQWQVGANSWTEHPLAGEPFHQIVFFKGQMFAMDFVQRLHTISVVPQLSIQEVAVVWEEGMLVGLHSKPWLVVCGDMLLLVDLSVSTDLLFGFPGTLRIFRLDFLDQPAKWVKMEKLDNWALFLSNDRRNPTFSCMNPERWGGKSNYIYVPTASQDSDEPWTAIEVGQPVPNSTHRLSFSSAATAHSSPLNSLWVLPSLVYGVCQ from the exons ATGGCCGGAGGAAGTCGCCGCCGGCGTCGTCGCCTGAGAGAGCGGCCGCCGCAGGCCGAGGAACCTTCCTCGCCGCCGGAGGCGGCACCAGCTCGTCTCGGCGTCAG AGAAGCTGTTGTTGGAGAGGAGCCCTCTAAGAAAACCTGCGACGCCTCGGGATCTACCTCCTCACCCTCCTCGGGATGTCATGATTGGGATTACCCTCTGGACAGCCTGCTCCATCAAATCATATCTCTCATTAGCTCATTCCACGACCTCCTTGCTTTCAGAGGCACCTGCCGCTCTTGGCGCGCTGCGGCCTCGTCCTTCCCATCCATGTATACCTTCACCTTCCCACCTCTCCACCTCGAACCAGATGTTAGCCATGGAATTTTCAACTATAAACCTAAATGGAAGCTCGTTGACCCTGCCAAGAGATCTTTATCCCTTTGCTTTTCAGCGGCCAGAATTAATCCATGCCGCATGCGCTATCTGGGCTGCTCGTATGGGTATCTTATTTTCTCCGACCGGGAGCACTGCCATCTCCTCGATGTGTACACTGGTGCTAAGGTGAAGCCTCCCAAACTCCAGTCCGATGGCAGCTCTTTGATCTACTATGGCTTCCTTGTGGCTCCACTCACCTCACCCAACTCACGTCTCACCCTTTTATCGAGAACCTCCATATTCCAGTGGCAAGTTGGAGCAAATTCCTGGACAGAGCACCCTCTTGCTGGTGAACCCTTCCATCAGATTGTCTTCTTCAAAGGTCAGATGTTTGCCATGGACTTTGTTCAGAGGCTACATACCATAAGCGTCGTGCCTCAACTCAGCATACAAGAAGTAGCAGTTGTGTGGGAAGAGGGCATGCTTGTAGGCCTGCATTCTAAGCCATGGCTGGTGGTCTGTGGTGACATGCTTCTCTTGGTTGATCTCTCAGTAAGCACGGACCTACTGTTTGGCTTCCCTGGCACCTTACGAATCTTCCGCCTTGACTTTTTGGACCAACCGGCTAAGTGGGTGAAGATGGAGAAGTTGGACAATTGGGCTCTCTTTCTTTCCAATGATAGGAGGAACCCCACATTTTCATGCATGAACCCCGAAAGATGGGGAGGAAAAAGTAACTACATTTATGTTCCGACGGCATCCCAAGATTCTGATGAGCCATGGACTGCAATAGAGGTTGGACAACCAGTGCCCAACTCAACACACCGCTTGTCATTCAGTTCTGCAGCCACTGCCCATTCCAGTCCACTAAATAGCCTCTGGGTGCTACCCAGTTTGGTTTACGGAGTTTGCCAGTAA